The Rosa rugosa chromosome 1, drRosRugo1.1, whole genome shotgun sequence genomic sequence tgacagcttcggggttcgaacctaggttggggagcacacccaactaggcaagaaccactaggccacttgcagtggttagatGTAAAGAACTTAAAATTCGTTTACTTTTCTTAATTTCACTCTGCTATTTTTTTTCCCATCCAATAATAAATGGCAAGATAAGTACGGTAGATGATATGAGCTAGAATCTTCAATAATATGAAAATATACAGATCCTTATGGATAATTTATTTCTATTGGTATCTGTCATGTGATTCTTCAGAGATGAAACCCTCATATCTTAACTTTGAAAATAATAGAGTCGAGGATCCTGTATGCCTTCTCTGTAGGATGAAAGCTATCCCAGAATATGTACTTGGACACATCGTTACAAGTACCCGGGGTGTATTTGTTACACAGAGGGCCAAATTCAAGATCTCCTGTTCCACAGCATCCTTTATCCACCACTTCAAATCCTGAATCGAAAAATCATTTCAGCGGAAAATTACTTTGTTACTGTTGAATATATTGAAAATGATGATGAGACATTACCATATTGAGCAGGGTTTTGGATCAGGGAAAGCAAAGGGTTGTAGCTATCAATGTACATGATGTGTGCATCTGGAAGTCTCTCATTGAGGGAATCTATAAGGTGGGAGAGCTTCGAGTTGAAAAGGATTGCTGCTTGATTCCCGGTTTCGTAGCACGCCCTCTTTATACCTCCGTTTAAGTGTTCTCTGTGCTGGCAAACACCCAATTGGTGGTATACATATTACTCCGATCACTCTTGCTCCCAGTGCATGAAGTTCCTGTAATTTCTCCCCACATTAATTAACATAAAGAGCATAAAGTAAGGTTATGACACTCTCTAAACAAGTTGAACAGTGGTAATGTTTGCAATTGTTCGACTTGTACCTGCAAGAAATTTGAAGCTGAATCGATCATGAGATCTGTATAAGCTGGAATGTCATAGTGAGGGCTCCTCAGTGGTGtagaaaaataattaattgcAAAGTCATTGCTTCCCATGGAAAGAAAGGAAATGCTTTTCGACAGTATAGTTGCTGTTCTTTCATTCCCAACTGCTGCAGTTATCTtgcttttgtattttttaaacAAGTCTAATTGATCTGGTAGTGACAAGACAGACTGatacaaataaaattaaaacaaatcaagGATGTATTTTTTTGAAGTTTCATATGATAAGATATTATATGATGTATATAGTAAAGATTAATAGTGTGAACGAGTTTATATATACAAGTAATTTGGCAGTGAGAGGGTCATATACTGATCCTGCTGAGGCAAAACATACACCAGTAAGTAGGTCTTGAAGCTGCAATTTCAGATCCAGATAAGCCGGCAAAATCTTCTTCACTCCAAATATTTCAACTGAAAATTAATTTGCATAACTAATCAAAAATATTGTAGCAATAGTGGTATTATGGATATATGCAGAACAATTATAAACCACATAGAGCATGTGTTCCTAAGAATTTAGGTTACCAGCAAAATCTGAGGCGACTTTTCCATTGCTAAATCTTCCAGTAGGCTTTCCTCCCACAAAGTCTCTCCCATAAGGTGGGAAATTGCTTTTGGCTATAGAAATGATGTAGTCATTATTGCCCGTGTCCATTATTGAATCTCCGAAAGTACAAACTGCTCTAGTTGTTTTATTTGTGGCTGGTGTTACTGCAGCAACATTATGGGAGAGGAAAATGACTGCAATGACtgagaaaattttgacagatgaAGATGAAGGAACAAGTATTTGGGAGAGAAAAGCCATTGTAATATGTGGATACTTTTGCTTCTTCTACAAGCAATTGATTTTAGGGTCTTTATGCCACAAATTCAGCTTCAACTCAATTAATATTTGGGCTAAAAATAATAATGGTGGTAGCTG encodes the following:
- the LOC133724903 gene encoding GDSL esterase/lipase At2g04570-like, with amino-acid sequence MAFLSQILVPSSSSVKIFSVIAVIFLSHNVAAVTPATNKTTRAVCTFGDSIMDTGNNDYIISIAKSNFPPYGRDFVGGKPTGRFSNGKVASDFAVEIFGVKKILPAYLDLKLQLQDLLTGVCFASAGSVYDPLTAKLLSVLSLPDQLDLFKKYKSKITAAVGNERTATILSKSISFLSMGSNDFAINYFSTPLRSPHYDIPAYTDLMIDSASNFLQVQVEQLQTLPLFNLFRECHNLTLCSLC